The sequence AGCAAATTTTCCCAAAATATCCAAATTTTAGCGCCTTTCGCCATAAGAAAAATGAGAAGTGGTTTGCACTGCTTATGGAGATAAGCGCTAGTAAGCTAGGCCTTAAAAATGACGAGATGATAGAAGTTTTAAATCTAAAATGCAGCCCTGATCTAGCGATGGTGCTAGTTGATGAGATGCAAATTTTTAAGGCATATCATATGAATAAAAAGCACTGGATCAGTGTAAATTTAAACTCCAAAATTTCACGAAAAACAGTTTTTGACCTGATAGATGAAAGCTTTACTTTAAGCAAATAAAAGCCATTTTCAGCCTTAAATTTAGTAGTTTTTGTTAAAATCACGAAAAACTTAAGGATAAAATTTGCAAGAGCTAAACAACGAAATCAAAAAAGTCCATTTCATAGGCATCGGTGGTATCGGCATCTCAGCCATCGCTAGATTTTTACACGAAAAAGGCCACAAGATAAGCGGCAGCGACATCAAAGAGAGTAAGACGACGCTAGAGCTAAAAGATGAAGGCATCGAAGTCAT comes from Campylobacter concisus and encodes:
- a CDS encoding MmcQ/YjbR family DNA-binding protein, whose product is MKQSDVERYIKEKFDILGEQIFPKYPNFSAFRHKKNEKWFALLMEISASKLGLKNDEMIEVLNLKCSPDLAMVLVDEMQIFKAYHMNKKHWISVNLNSKISRKTVFDLIDESFTLSK